The nucleotide sequence CAGAAACCACATAGCTGAACTAGAATTAATCTCCACTTCTGATGGCACGATTAGTCCCAAAAAATAGCCCACTGCCTTCTCAGTGTTTCACTAATCTCTCACTAATGGCACCCAGTGGGACCTCTGGGATACCTTCCTAGTTTTTGGTAACTCTTGGTTTCTTAGGTGTTCCCACCTTTGGTTGAGAATTTCTTTGTCCCTGGCTTGGTTCACTTTGAACCAACTCCTGTACTTATGGCATTTGGAGACTGTCTCCACAAAAGGGAGGTGATTCTCAGTGGAAGAATTGAAGCTGTGGCGTGACCTACTGCCACCATTAACAAGCAGTGCTCCGTAGAGTACTCTGACTCTGTGCAAACAGCAGAGggtttaaatgacattttaaatacctataatatttttaaatgtatttgtaaaCTGTGATGACAGAACAGCATGCATATTTAGatgtatttaacaaatattaacccATTGAAGATCACGGAAGCACAACTTCTCCTTTTGTGCATTTGAAATGAAGGTTCTCCTACTGGAAATACAGGAGCTGaccactaaatatttgttgaaagaaggaCTTTCTAGGCCTGTATCTAAATTTCATATAATGTGTAATTGACCGGGAAAGTTTTAGTCAGCCCTGgggttgtgtatgtgtgtgatggaACCTTAGACATGTCTGCTCGGTCCTTGTCCCAGGATAAGAACTAGCGAATCATGTAAAGAGGAATGTTGAAAAGACTGCTGATCTTTTCTAACTTTTAGGATTACGGTAGTGTTGACTAGATCGAGAATTTTTGGCATGATGACAAGAACTCAAAATTTGGAATTTCCTTAGGGCAACTTTCATTCAGCAGATAATTAGCAACAGGTAGAAGGAAAGGAATTACTTTTAAATAACGTGCAACTGGAATATGTAATGTGTGGTGCTTTCATTCTTCAATTGATTTTGTTTGTGGCCCATGTAATATGTCACAATCACAGTGCCCCTGCCCTAGCAGGAACTGCCATTGTGCTACTGAATGACGAGTTCCAGAAAATGCAAGAACCGCTGCATCGCTGACTCATTATATATTGAGCAGCTTGTATATTCAGATCGCAGTATGTGGGGGTGGGTGCTGTGTACACACAAAGGCAAAATCCCGATGCAGTGGAATCAGCCTCTCCCTTAACATCCTGTTTACAGCTAAACATGCAGAAGCCCACTGTGCCTACCAGCCAGGAGGACAAATTGCGTTTGTGCTGGTCTGGGCTGCCTTTCAGTTAGGCTTTTTAAAAGAGTAGCCTAGAGTATTTCTGAATAATGAAGGTTGTTTTCTTCCCCCTCACATACCAGAGGTTTTTCCTATAGCCTTGAATATGAGCTTTTGAATTCCTGAAAGCCCTCACCacacaatacttttttttttcaaagagtaCGGTATCGGGAAATTCTTTTTCTGAGATGAATAACACGGTTTTAAAGTGATTGCCGAGTTCCTGAAGTTAGTAGGACTTTGGAGAATACAGGACAACTTGAACTTAAGGTGCTTAAGACCCTTGTAAAAGTTTTATGGTTCTTTTatgcttttgcttttgtgttctaaaatgcagaaagaccttgagggagagaagaggaagcaaaatgttatcagagggaaaaaaaatctcgcGAATGCTACGTGGAGGGGAAAATGTGAAGCTggatcttaatttcctttttgttttttagaaaaatgttgcTGCCTGTGAAATAGGAGGCCTGTTAAGGACAAAATGTTCCAAAGTCACTCCTATAACAGCCCCCAAATTCCACATCTGGGGTGTTTTCCCCACGTGATTGATTGGACAATTGTAACTGACTGTAAAGGCTCTGGGGCGCCCTTTTTCTCCACTCACACGTCTCATTCTCCAGTTCCCTGTCACCTATCAGGtattattcattcaataactaCTTTTgtaatacctactatgtgccaggtacagcATCATGTTGTGAAGATGCAAAGCTGGAGAtaacagtgagcaaaacagatacCTTCCTTTATCTCTTGGAGTTTACCATCTAGTGTACACAGAGATAATTGCAACAACTCTGGGTGTTGCCAAGGAGGACAGGAGAGGCCATAAGCACAGGAAGACCTATCTGCTTTGGGGGTCAGGAAACAGGCCCCTGGAAGGCAGTAATGattgagctgaaatctgaaggGACATTCCAGGCTGTGGGAAGAACCCAGAAAAAGACTCTAGGACAGGAAGGAAGGTGAATGCCCCTGGAACTGAAAGACCAGAATGGAAAAATGGAGGTAGGGTGGGGAAAATTTGGGGGAAGGAGGCTCCAGTGTACGCCTGAGCAGATCATAGAGCTGCTTTTTGGCCTCTTCTGGATTTTTGCCTTTATGTTAAAGAAAATGGGCAGCCATTACAGGATGTGAAAGATGTGACAAGATTTGATGGGTGTTTTAAAAAGGTCACTCTGGCTAGAGGGTAGACAAGAGGTTGGAAGGCAGCAGGAGGGGTTATGGGGGTTTCAATTCAAAGGCTGTAGCTGTAGTCCCAACAAGAGATAGTGGTGACTTGAAACAGACTGGTGGCAGAAGAGATAGAATTGGAGAGTGTCTTGAAATATTTGGGCCAGTACCTGAGAGCTGGATTGGGAGAGTGAGCAATATGAAGGGCTGATGGCCATGTCCCCAGCTGGTGTAAGCGGCTGGATAATGGGGCCGGTAACTGAGAGGCAGAGCAGGAGAGAAGGACCAGGGGTTGTGTGTCGGCAGGTGAGGAGAGAGTGAGGTGTGGATGGCAATGGCAGGGAAGAGCAGAAGTTCATCCCCTTCTAGCGCCTGTGCCTTCAATTTTTCCAACCAAAGCCGTGGCTTTCAATTTTTTGACAGTgacccacagtaagaaatacattttacacaGCCTCCCCGTACTCATACAGGGTATTTAGAAATTCGCAAAACAGTGCTCCCTCGGTTCACATGCAATTCAGGGATATTTCCTATCttactccattaaaaaaataaagacagcatCATGGGCCACGAGACGGTGACAGAGGCGGTGACGGAGGTGATGACGGCGGTGATGACGGTGGCGATGACAGCGGCGGTGACCACTGTGGCGTTGTTTGTGTCATCCTTTGTGACGCCACGACCTGGGGAGGCTGGCTGCTAGGGCGCTGGGGCCGTGGTCCAGACACACCGCGCTGCAGCATCAGACTGGAGCGCGGCGGGCGGCTGCGGCGGCCCAACCCTCGAGCGGAGGCCCTTCACTCCCCAAGCATGGCGGCCTCCACCACCTCGCAGCACCGGCCCATCAAGGGGATCCTGAAGAACAAAGGCTCCACGGCTTCCTCGATGGCGGCCTCCACCCAGCAGTCCGGAGGGGCTACCCAGGAGGTGCAGAGAAAAAAGTCCCAGAAGTGGGACGAATCGAACATCCTGGCGACATACCGCCCAGCATACAGAGATCATGAATTAATGAAGACAAATGAGCCCAGTAGTCCGCACCTCAGTGTGCAAGATGATGGGGAAGATGCAATGAGTGGTTTAGAAGCAAAAGAAGTCATGACCCTAGACATCTTAGCCTTGAAATTAGCTGTCACTGATATGTCGGAGTCCAACTA is from Equus asinus isolate D_3611 breed Donkey chromosome X, EquAss-T2T_v2, whole genome shotgun sequence and encodes:
- the PPP1R2C gene encoding protein phosphatase inhibitor 2 family member C, encoding MAASTTSQHRPIKGILKNKGSTASSMAASTQQSGGATQEVQRKKSQKWDESNILATYRPAYRDHELMKTNEPSSPHLSVQDDGEDAMSGLEAKEVMTLDILALKLAVTDMSESNYQVGEPESHGAHTSKIFLDIQEKHQQFEMKRKLHYNEGLNIKLARQLISKELQLEEEDKNEESLHATNEEKTTTEESDEGPHGDELQTQGRYA